In a single window of the Flavobacterium sp. W4I14 genome:
- a CDS encoding hypothetical protein (product_source=Hypo-rule applied; superfamily=81665; transmembrane_helix_parts=Inside_1_12,TMhelix_13_32,Outside_33_41,TMhelix_42_64,Inside_65_76,TMhelix_77_96,Outside_97_100,TMhelix_101_123,Inside_124_145): protein MRISNKMRGIVRTVLSFLLLYSFIKVFCENVIIKFNDPTEVVLGRICGAAIVLWLSVSMFLNGLSELRSRKIKYKTYFASIISSITFGYFLIEEILDRKDILVIIFGALVMLSFGYLAVYDFLYFRKIDKDNRIDDQLLSKPHEL, encoded by the coding sequence ATGCGAATATCAAATAAAATGAGGGGAATTGTAAGAACAGTTTTATCCTTTCTCTTACTCTATTCATTTATCAAAGTCTTTTGTGAAAATGTAATTATAAAATTTAACGACCCAACAGAAGTAGTCTTGGGGCGCATATGTGGGGCAGCAATTGTTTTGTGGTTATCTGTATCCATGTTTTTAAATGGTTTATCCGAATTAAGATCAAGAAAAATAAAATACAAAACTTATTTCGCCTCCATAATTTCCTCTATAACATTCGGTTATTTTTTGATAGAAGAAATATTAGATAGGAAAGATATATTGGTGATAATATTCGGAGCCTTGGTAATGCTATCATTTGGTTACCTAGCTGTTTATGATTTTCTTTATTTTAGGAAGATTGATAAAGATAATCGTATTGATGATCAGCTTTTAAGCAAGCCCCATGAACTATAG
- a CDS encoding glutaminyl-tRNA synthetase (product_source=KO:K01886; cath_funfam=2.40.240.10,3.40.50.620; cog=COG0008; ko=KO:K01886; pfam=PF00749,PF03950; superfamily=50715,52374; tigrfam=TIGR00440), whose product MSEEKSLNFIEEIVENDLNSGKYETLVTRFPPEPNGYLHIGHAKAICLNFGLTQKYGGYTNLRFDDTNPVTEKTEYVNSQQEDIRWLGFNWKNELYASDYFDELYGFAVKLIEKGLAYVDESSADEIAALKGTPTEPGQDSPYRNRSIEENLDIFTKMKNGEFADGAYILRAKIDMASPNMLMRDPIIYRIKHAEHHRTGNKWCIYPMYDFAHGQSDSIENITHSICTLEYVSHRELYDWFIEKLEIFPSKQYEFARLNLTSTVMSKRKLLQLVNENLVNGWDDPRMPTISGLRRRGFTPKSVREFCERIGIAKRENLIELSLLEFCIREDLNKTANRVMAVLDPIKLIITNYEKGTEDLIGENNPEAEDGGGTRVIPFSNELWIEREDFMEVPAKKWFRLAPGAMVRLKFAYIVKCEDFVKDENGNVTEIHCTYIPESKSGNDTSGINVKGTIHWVSAPHAKTAEIRLYDRLFTSETPDAEEGDFKDYLNPESLTVLPHVYIEPALADADLESRYQFIRKGYFCLDRDSTTDKLVFNRTVTLKDTFKKPN is encoded by the coding sequence ATGAGTGAAGAGAAGTCATTGAACTTTATTGAAGAAATTGTTGAGAACGACTTAAATAGTGGTAAGTATGAAACTTTGGTTACGCGTTTCCCGCCTGAACCTAATGGTTATCTACACATCGGCCACGCGAAAGCAATATGCTTAAATTTCGGACTAACACAAAAATACGGCGGCTATACCAATCTGCGTTTTGACGATACCAATCCGGTAACAGAAAAAACAGAATATGTAAACAGTCAGCAAGAAGATATCAGATGGTTGGGTTTTAACTGGAAAAATGAATTATATGCCTCAGATTATTTTGATGAGCTGTATGGTTTTGCGGTTAAACTAATCGAAAAAGGTTTAGCTTATGTTGACGAGAGTTCTGCGGATGAAATTGCGGCTTTAAAAGGCACGCCAACAGAACCAGGACAGGATAGCCCATACCGCAACCGCAGCATTGAAGAAAATTTAGACATTTTCACGAAAATGAAAAATGGCGAATTTGCCGATGGCGCTTATATTTTGAGAGCAAAAATCGACATGGCCAGTCCGAATATGTTAATGCGCGATCCGATTATCTATCGCATCAAACATGCCGAACATCACCGTACCGGTAACAAATGGTGCATTTATCCGATGTATGATTTTGCGCACGGCCAAAGCGACAGTATCGAAAACATCACGCACTCTATCTGTACATTGGAATATGTTTCGCACCGTGAACTGTACGATTGGTTTATCGAAAAACTAGAGATTTTTCCTTCGAAACAATATGAATTTGCCCGTTTAAACCTTACCAGTACGGTAATGAGTAAACGTAAGTTACTTCAACTCGTTAACGAAAACTTAGTAAATGGATGGGACGATCCGCGCATGCCTACCATTAGCGGTTTGCGCAGGAGAGGTTTTACACCAAAGAGCGTCCGCGAATTTTGCGAACGTATTGGTATTGCCAAACGCGAGAATTTAATTGAGCTAAGTTTATTGGAATTTTGTATCCGTGAAGATTTAAATAAAACGGCTAACCGTGTAATGGCGGTTTTAGATCCGATTAAACTGATAATTACAAATTACGAAAAAGGAACAGAGGATTTAATCGGCGAAAACAATCCAGAGGCTGAAGATGGTGGTGGCACGCGTGTGATCCCTTTCAGCAACGAACTTTGGATAGAGCGTGAAGATTTTATGGAAGTACCGGCAAAAAAATGGTTCCGCCTGGCACCTGGTGCAATGGTACGCTTAAAATTCGCTTACATTGTTAAATGTGAAGATTTTGTGAAAGATGAAAACGGAAACGTTACCGAAATTCATTGTACTTACATCCCAGAATCGAAAAGCGGAAATGATACCAGCGGCATAAATGTTAAAGGAACCATTCATTGGGTAAGTGCTCCGCATGCCAAAACTGCCGAAATCCGTTTGTACGACCGGTTGTTTACCTCTGAAACACCAGATGCTGAGGAAGGAGATTTTAAAGACTACCTAAACCCTGAAAGCTTAACAGTTTTACCTCACGTCTATATCGAGCCGGCCCTTGCAGATGCAGATCTGGAAAGCCGTTATCAGTTTATCCGTAAAGGTTATTTCTGTTTAGATAGAGATTCTACTACAGATAAATTGGTTTTTAACCGTACAGTTACGCTAAAAGATACGTTTAAGAAGCCGAATTAA
- a CDS encoding methylmalonyl-CoA mutase C-terminal domain/subunit (product_source=KO:K01849; cath_funfam=3.40.50.280; cog=COG2185; ko=KO:K01849; pfam=PF02310; superfamily=52242; tigrfam=TIGR00640) — MSKILNRPIRVLVAKVGLDGHDRGAKVIATSLRDAGMEVIYTGLRQTPEMVVNTALQEDVDAIGISILSGAHMTVFPKIIHFMKEKQLDDVLLTGGGIIPEADRLKLADMGVGELFPPGTTMASIVEYIQNWVTENRNF, encoded by the coding sequence ATGAGCAAAATATTAAATCGGCCTATCCGTGTTTTAGTAGCTAAAGTTGGATTAGATGGTCACGACAGAGGGGCTAAAGTAATTGCAACTTCCTTACGGGATGCAGGCATGGAGGTAATTTATACCGGCCTGCGCCAAACGCCGGAAATGGTGGTAAATACAGCGCTTCAGGAGGATGTTGATGCCATCGGGATTTCTATCCTATCGGGCGCACATATGACGGTTTTCCCAAAGATTATTCATTTTATGAAAGAAAAACAGTTAGATGATGTGTTATTAACCGGCGGAGGGATTATCCCTGAGGCAGATCGGTTAAAACTGGCAGATATGGGTGTTGGGGAGCTATTTCCTCCGGGAACAACAATGGCAAGTATTGTAGAATATATTCAGAATTGGGTTACAGAAAACAGAAATTTTTAA
- a CDS encoding enoyl-CoA hydratase (product_source=KO:K01715; cath_funfam=1.10.12.10,3.90.226.10; cog=COG1024; ko=KO:K01715; pfam=PF00378; superfamily=52096), with amino-acid sequence MAYQNLISEIKENILYVTINREKALNALNKDTLAELADVIAFAGKTDEVRGVILTGAGEKAFVAGADIKEFSDYSGKQGEELAKHGHDHVFNAIENSSKPFIAAINGFALGGGLELAMACHIRIASDHAKLGLPEVTLGLIPGYGGTQRLTQLVGKGKAIEMITTANMITASYAEKIGLVNYVVPQPDLIGKAEELLNVIKQRAPLAVSAAIKSVIAAVNNSNGYATEIEEFSKCFETADFKEGVTAFVEKRKANFSGK; translated from the coding sequence ATGGCATACCAGAATTTAATCTCAGAGATAAAAGAAAACATTTTATACGTTACCATCAACCGTGAAAAAGCGCTGAATGCTTTAAACAAAGATACTTTGGCTGAACTGGCGGATGTAATTGCTTTCGCAGGCAAAACCGACGAGGTTAGAGGCGTTATTTTAACCGGAGCAGGTGAAAAGGCCTTCGTTGCAGGAGCCGATATTAAAGAGTTTTCTGATTATAGCGGCAAACAGGGCGAAGAATTAGCAAAACATGGCCATGACCACGTTTTTAATGCCATTGAAAATTCTTCAAAGCCATTTATTGCAGCAATTAATGGATTTGCTTTGGGTGGAGGACTGGAGCTGGCTATGGCCTGCCACATACGCATCGCATCAGATCATGCGAAATTAGGTTTACCTGAAGTTACTTTAGGTTTAATTCCCGGTTATGGCGGTACCCAGCGCCTTACACAGTTGGTTGGAAAAGGTAAAGCAATAGAAATGATTACGACTGCAAATATGATTACGGCTTCGTATGCAGAAAAAATAGGTCTTGTAAATTATGTTGTTCCACAGCCTGATCTAATTGGCAAGGCTGAAGAGCTGCTGAATGTTATTAAGCAACGTGCACCGTTAGCTGTTTCGGCTGCAATAAAATCTGTAATTGCGGCTGTAAATAACAGCAATGGATACGCTACCGAAATTGAAGAATTTAGTAAATGTTTCGAAACTGCCGATTTTAAAGAAGGCGTAACTGCATTTGTTGAAAAGAGAAAAGCAAATTTTTCTGGAAAGTAA
- a CDS encoding two-component system response regulator HydG (product_source=KO:K07713; cath_funfam=1.10.10.60,1.10.8.60,3.40.50.2300,3.40.50.300; cog=COG2204; ko=KO:K07713; pfam=PF00072,PF00158,PF02954; smart=SM00382,SM00448; superfamily=46689,52172,52540) has protein sequence MKKKILIVDDEISIGLLLCKFLTKNGFEVSNVTTGRTVLQILEKEKFDLVLCDYRLDDTDGKEILIHIKENYPGTSVIIITGYSDIKLAVELIKLGAYDYIVKPLYPDEILNTINKALETQEALKSPKNFERADGNVISDFLNGLEYINGESNASALLLKQIQLIARTGYTVILTGQSGTGKECVAKTIHQNSSRSKEPFIAMDCGSLTKELAASEFFGHEKGAFTGATFTKIGHFEQANGGTLFLDEIGNLSYEIQATLLRAVQERKIKRIGSTKEIDLDVRLIVATNENLVEGIQKGIFREDLYHRFNEFSIHVPSLKHRDNDILIFAEHFLATVNKELNKKIKGFSDEVMKCLLAYNWPGNVRELKNVIRRIALLTDGDWVETHVLPLELRMTDYPKAQHEKKALLLPLKLNNDKSLNLRNTAKEAEYTAILEVLKAVNFNKTKAAKILNIDRKTLYNKIKFIEVDDGA, from the coding sequence ATGAAAAAGAAGATACTCATTGTTGACGATGAAATCAGCATCGGTTTATTGCTCTGCAAATTTTTAACTAAAAATGGATTTGAAGTTTCGAATGTAACAACTGGTAGAACGGTTTTACAAATTCTTGAAAAAGAGAAATTCGATTTGGTATTATGCGATTATCGTTTGGATGATACAGATGGGAAGGAAATTTTAATCCATATTAAGGAAAACTATCCGGGCACCAGTGTGATTATTATTACAGGTTATTCGGATATTAAGCTCGCCGTAGAATTGATAAAACTAGGGGCTTACGATTATATTGTGAAACCGCTCTATCCAGATGAAATTTTAAATACCATAAATAAAGCCCTTGAAACGCAAGAGGCTTTAAAATCACCTAAAAATTTTGAACGCGCTGATGGTAATGTTATTTCCGATTTTCTAAATGGTCTGGAATATATAAATGGGGAGAGCAATGCATCAGCACTTTTACTGAAACAAATCCAACTCATAGCGCGAACAGGATACACGGTCATTTTAACGGGGCAAAGTGGAACAGGGAAAGAATGTGTTGCTAAAACCATTCACCAAAATAGTTCGCGTAGCAAAGAACCTTTCATCGCCATGGATTGTGGTTCTTTAACAAAAGAATTAGCCGCCAGTGAATTTTTTGGGCACGAGAAAGGGGCATTTACCGGAGCAACCTTCACCAAAATTGGTCACTTTGAGCAAGCTAATGGCGGTACGCTATTTCTTGATGAGATCGGTAATTTATCGTATGAGATCCAGGCAACTTTACTCAGGGCAGTTCAGGAGAGGAAAATAAAGCGGATCGGAAGTACAAAAGAGATTGATCTGGATGTGCGGCTTATTGTAGCTACCAATGAAAATTTAGTAGAAGGGATTCAAAAGGGGATATTCAGGGAAGATTTATATCACCGCTTTAATGAATTTTCTATACACGTTCCATCATTGAAACACCGGGATAATGATATCCTTATCTTTGCTGAACATTTTCTGGCCACGGTAAACAAAGAATTGAATAAAAAGATCAAAGGCTTTTCTGATGAAGTAATGAAATGTTTATTAGCATACAATTGGCCAGGTAATGTACGCGAGCTGAAGAATGTTATCAGGCGGATTGCTTTATTAACAGATGGTGATTGGGTCGAAACTCATGTTTTACCATTAGAGCTTCGAATGACTGATTACCCTAAGGCACAACATGAAAAAAAAGCGCTTCTTTTGCCGCTAAAATTAAATAATGATAAATCGCTTAATTTACGGAATACTGCTAAGGAAGCCGAATATACTGCTATTTTAGAGGTGCTAAAAGCGGTTAATTTCAATAAAACCAAGGCGGCAAAAATCTTGAATATAGACAGAAAGACACTTTACAATAAAATCAAATTTATTGAGGTTGATGATGGAGCATAA
- a CDS encoding putative PurR-regulated permease PerM (product_source=COG0628; cog=COG0628; pfam=PF01594; superfamily=103473; transmembrane_helix_parts=Inside_1_12,TMhelix_13_35,Outside_36_61,TMhelix_62_84,Inside_85_138,TMhelix_139_161,Outside_162_195,TMhelix_196_218,Inside_219_222,TMhelix_223_245,Outside_246_259,TMhelix_260_282,Inside_283_294,TMhelix_295_317,Outside_318_349): MSVFSYKQRNNINLVIIIALGVLIAYSLQSIFSAILSTLVLYTIMRPAYIHLAENKGWNKRVTAIFLITISIILIVMPFYALSSMVISKISELRNNEVFFRNLLVKLQHLIPVKINQDFIQEGLNRLGNWATQLFPSLISSAVNIILSLLVMYFLLYFMLIERRKFEFSLIKYAPFREQNALRFGDEMRNTTYANVLGQGLICLVQGSLLSLSFYVLGYKDPVFWGVITTFISFVPVLGPPVVFVPAAILQIAEGNNFAGWAMLIFGFVVIINIDNVLRFIIAKKVGNIHPIITVIGVIIGIPLFGILGLVFGPLLLSYFILLVKIYETSTLASERLERIKTNNEHTEL, translated from the coding sequence ATGTCAGTATTCTCTTATAAGCAACGCAATAACATTAACCTGGTCATTATTATTGCGCTTGGGGTGTTAATTGCGTATTCTTTGCAAAGTATTTTTAGTGCTATTTTAAGTACTTTGGTACTTTACACGATAATGCGGCCGGCGTATATCCATTTGGCAGAAAATAAGGGCTGGAATAAAAGAGTAACGGCTATTTTCCTTATCACCATCAGTATCATACTCATTGTAATGCCTTTTTATGCATTAAGTAGTATGGTTATCAGTAAAATTTCGGAACTGCGGAACAATGAAGTGTTTTTCAGGAATCTGTTGGTTAAATTACAGCATCTCATTCCGGTTAAAATTAATCAGGATTTTATCCAGGAAGGATTAAACCGCTTGGGGAATTGGGCCACTCAGCTTTTCCCATCCTTAATATCGAGTGCAGTAAATATTATATTAAGTTTACTGGTGATGTACTTTTTACTCTACTTTATGTTAATAGAGCGAAGAAAATTCGAGTTTTCGTTGATTAAATATGCACCTTTCAGAGAACAGAATGCACTTCGTTTTGGTGATGAAATGCGAAATACAACTTATGCAAATGTATTGGGGCAGGGGCTGATCTGCCTCGTTCAGGGTTCGCTTTTGAGTCTTTCTTTTTATGTTTTGGGCTATAAAGACCCTGTATTTTGGGGGGTTATTACAACATTTATTTCTTTTGTGCCCGTTTTGGGGCCACCGGTTGTTTTTGTTCCGGCTGCGATTTTGCAGATCGCGGAAGGGAATAATTTTGCTGGCTGGGCCATGCTTATTTTTGGTTTTGTAGTCATCATCAATATCGATAATGTGCTCAGGTTTATCATTGCAAAAAAAGTTGGCAATATTCACCCCATAATTACAGTAATTGGCGTAATTATTGGTATCCCTTTATTTGGAATATTGGGCCTTGTTTTTGGCCCGCTACTGTTATCTTATTTTATATTGCTCGTTAAGATTTACGAAACCAGTACGCTTGCATCAGAAAGATTGGAAAGAATTAAAACAAATAACGAGCATACGGAGTTATAA
- a CDS encoding gas vesicle protein (product_source=COG4980; cog=COG4980; pfam=PF12732; transmembrane_helix_parts=Inside_1_6,TMhelix_7_26,Outside_27_88), which yields MNDNSKVVVALLAGLAAGAALGILFAPDKGDETRDKLSQSLKDLGDSIKDKAADEINNLASLKDKVVSSIKTKLRSVEEEYSDDVEHA from the coding sequence ATGAATGATAACTCAAAAGTTGTAGTTGCGCTTTTAGCAGGATTAGCTGCTGGTGCGGCTCTAGGAATTTTGTTCGCACCAGATAAAGGTGATGAAACCCGCGATAAATTAAGCCAATCTCTAAAAGATTTGGGCGATTCTATCAAAGATAAAGCTGCTGATGAAATTAACAACCTTGCCAGCTTAAAGGATAAAGTGGTAAGCTCGATCAAAACGAAATTAAGAAGCGTAGAAGAAGAATACAGTGACGACGTAGAACACGCTTAA
- a CDS encoding hypothetical protein (product_source=COG3399; cog=COG3399; pfam=PF07332; superfamily=82866; transmembrane_helix_parts=Inside_1_44,TMhelix_45_67,Outside_68_71,TMhelix_72_94,Inside_95_125), which produces MQENKDKSIEDLVDDAKGFLEARVEYTRLYLVEKVSKVFADLVTSTVVIVCFILAFLFGSVTLALYLSDLLGSYAGGFGCVSLFYILLALGVYLTKDKYIEKAIINVAIRRYFDKLADKEEDEKV; this is translated from the coding sequence ATGCAGGAAAATAAAGATAAAAGCATTGAAGATCTTGTAGACGATGCCAAGGGGTTTTTAGAGGCCAGGGTTGAGTATACAAGACTTTACCTGGTAGAAAAGGTCTCTAAAGTTTTTGCCGATTTAGTAACCAGTACGGTAGTTATTGTTTGTTTTATATTAGCCTTTTTATTTGGCTCAGTAACTTTGGCGCTTTATCTGTCTGATCTTTTGGGTAGCTATGCCGGAGGCTTTGGTTGTGTTTCCTTGTTCTATATTCTATTGGCATTAGGTGTTTATTTAACTAAAGATAAGTATATCGAAAAGGCAATTATTAATGTAGCCATTAGAAGATACTTTGATAAACTTGCAGATAAGGAGGAAGATGAAAAGGTATAA
- a CDS encoding hypothetical protein (product_source=Hypo-rule applied) translates to MKRYKDIRNLEDLQARKLELKVEYTLKQNMLKSDTKAYFKQFTLGALIKRYATPSNLFKADEKLNISGTAMSLLLPMFMNKTLFRGAGFLTKAAVGLVSGKIGKSLDAEHLSAIFNSVKSWLGKKKEKKDKKFIDYGIPPDSETY, encoded by the coding sequence ATGAAAAGGTATAAAGACATCCGTAATCTAGAAGACCTGCAGGCTAGAAAATTAGAACTTAAGGTTGAATACACCCTTAAGCAGAATATGCTTAAATCGGATACGAAAGCTTATTTTAAACAATTTACCTTAGGCGCGCTGATCAAGCGGTATGCTACACCAAGCAACCTGTTTAAAGCAGACGAAAAATTAAATATCAGCGGAACTGCGATGTCATTGCTTTTGCCAATGTTTATGAATAAAACCCTATTTAGAGGCGCTGGTTTTTTAACCAAAGCGGCTGTAGGTCTGGTTTCAGGAAAAATTGGTAAATCACTTGATGCGGAACATTTATCGGCAATTTTTAATTCTGTGAAAAGCTGGTTGGGGAAAAAGAAAGAGAAAAAAGATAAAAAGTTTATCGATTACGGCATTCCGCCTGATAGTGAGACTTACTAG
- a CDS encoding aspartyl-tRNA synthetase (product_source=KO:K01876; cath_funfam=2.40.50.140,3.30.930.10; cog=COG0173; ko=KO:K01876; pfam=PF00152,PF01336,PF02938; superfamily=50249,55681; tigrfam=TIGR00459), whose translation MLRTVTCGALNLNNLGESVTLCGWVQKSRDLGGMTFIDIRDRYGITQLVFNMDENRELCEAARSLGREFVIKAIGTVVERSNKNPKMPTGDVEIKISALEILNAAKLPPFMIDDETDGGDELRMKYRYLDLRRNPVRNNLVLRHKMAQSVRRYLDALDFIEVETPVLIKSTPEGARDFVVPSRMNEGEFYALPQSPQTFKQLLMVSGFDRYFQIVKCFRDEDLRADRQPEFTQIDCEMSFIEQEDILNTFEGLIRTLFKEVRNYDLPEVPRMQYADAMRLYGSDKPDTRFAMQFVELNDLVKGKGFPVFDNAELVVGINAKGAASYTRKQLDELTDFIKRPQIGATGLIYARHNEDGTIKSSVDKFFNEEDLKQWSEAFGTEKGDLLLILAGSTDKVRKQLNELRLEMGNRLGLRDKNTFSALWVLDFPLLEWDEETARYHAMHHPFTSPKPEDIALLDTDPKNVRANAYDMVINGTEVGGGSIRIHDSALQALMFKHLGFSAEEAQKQFGFLMDAFEFGAPPHGGIAFGFDRLTSIFAGLDSIRDVIAFPKNNSGRDVMIDSPSTIDEKQLKELKIKTDL comes from the coding sequence ATGTTAAGAACAGTAACTTGTGGTGCATTAAACCTAAATAACTTAGGCGAAAGTGTTACGCTATGTGGTTGGGTACAAAAATCAAGAGATTTAGGCGGTATGACTTTTATCGACATCCGCGATCGTTATGGTATTACTCAGTTGGTTTTTAACATGGACGAAAATCGTGAACTTTGCGAAGCAGCACGTTCATTAGGCCGCGAATTTGTAATTAAAGCAATTGGTACTGTTGTAGAAAGAAGCAACAAAAACCCAAAAATGCCAACTGGTGATGTGGAGATTAAAATTTCTGCTTTGGAAATTTTAAATGCTGCAAAATTACCGCCTTTCATGATTGATGATGAAACGGATGGTGGCGATGAGTTGCGCATGAAATATCGTTATTTAGATTTACGCCGTAATCCGGTTCGTAATAACCTGGTTTTGCGTCATAAAATGGCACAATCGGTTCGCCGTTATTTAGATGCTTTAGATTTTATCGAGGTAGAAACACCTGTTTTAATTAAATCTACACCAGAAGGTGCAAGAGATTTCGTGGTACCTAGCCGCATGAATGAAGGCGAGTTTTATGCTTTGCCTCAATCTCCACAAACCTTCAAACAATTGTTGATGGTTTCGGGCTTCGACCGTTATTTCCAGATTGTTAAATGTTTTAGAGATGAAGATTTAAGAGCCGATCGTCAGCCTGAGTTTACCCAGATTGATTGTGAAATGTCTTTCATCGAACAAGAAGATATATTAAACACTTTCGAAGGTCTGATCCGTACTTTATTTAAAGAAGTACGCAATTACGACTTACCGGAAGTACCGCGTATGCAATATGCAGATGCGATGCGTTTATACGGCTCTGATAAACCTGATACCCGTTTTGCGATGCAGTTTGTAGAGCTTAATGATTTGGTAAAAGGTAAGGGTTTCCCGGTTTTTGATAATGCAGAATTGGTAGTAGGTATCAATGCAAAAGGCGCAGCAAGTTATACACGTAAGCAGTTAGATGAATTAACAGATTTTATCAAACGCCCGCAAATTGGTGCTACAGGTTTGATTTATGCGCGCCATAACGAAGATGGAACCATTAAATCTTCAGTAGATAAATTCTTCAACGAAGAAGACCTTAAACAGTGGAGCGAAGCTTTCGGTACAGAAAAAGGCGATTTATTGTTGATTTTAGCTGGCTCCACCGATAAAGTGCGTAAACAGTTAAATGAGCTTCGTTTAGAAATGGGCAACCGCTTAGGCTTACGCGATAAAAACACCTTCTCTGCCCTTTGGGTATTGGATTTCCCGCTTTTAGAGTGGGATGAGGAAACAGCGCGTTACCATGCCATGCACCACCCCTTCACTTCACCTAAACCAGAAGATATTGCCTTATTGGATACCGATCCTAAAAACGTGCGTGCAAATGCTTACGATATGGTGATCAACGGAACTGAAGTTGGTGGCGGATCGATCCGTATCCATGATAGCGCATTACAGGCTTTAATGTTTAAACATTTAGGCTTTAGCGCAGAAGAAGCACAAAAACAATTTGGGTTCTTAATGGATGCCTTTGAGTTCGGCGCGCCTCCACATGGCGGTATTGCTTTTGGTTTCGATCGTTTAACTTCAATTTTCGCAGGTTTAGATTCAATCCGTGATGTGATTGCTTTCCCTAAAAATAACTCAGGCAGAGATGTAATGATCGATAGTCCAAGCACTATTGACGAGAAGCAATTGAAAGAATTGAAGATTAAAACAGATTTATAG
- a CDS encoding mRNA interferase HigB (product_source=KO:K19166; cog=COG4680; ko=KO:K19166; pfam=PF09907; superfamily=55120), translated as MKILVKKTILYYVKTYPLAEIPLLVWFHEFSKIQFDNFNRLKSVYGNASIVANNRVVFNIKGNDFRLVVSVNFTQQACYVIWFGTHKEYDKIDVETVAFDTKILTDNDL; from the coding sequence ATGAAAATTTTAGTGAAGAAAACTATTCTGTATTATGTTAAAACTTATCCTTTAGCGGAAATACCATTACTGGTTTGGTTTCATGAATTTAGCAAAATACAGTTCGATAATTTTAATCGACTGAAAAGTGTATATGGAAATGCAAGTATTGTTGCGAACAACCGGGTTGTTTTCAATATTAAGGGCAATGATTTTAGGTTGGTTGTATCTGTAAATTTCACACAACAGGCATGTTATGTGATCTGGTTTGGAACACATAAAGAGTATGACAAAATCGATGTTGAAACGGTTGCCTTCGACACTAAAATTTTAACAGATAATGATCTATAG
- a CDS encoding HTH-type transcriptional regulator/antitoxin HigA (product_source=KO:K18831; cog=COG5499; ko=KO:K18831; pfam=PF01381; smart=SM00530; superfamily=47413) translates to MNWKILKNEADYNKASIRLMEIFHAAPNTSEGDELELLLVLVKDFDEKNYQLPELDALTVIKYKMKEMGVKAKDLEPIIGSKGHVSAILSGKRDITLKMAQKLKNYFSIPSDVFLHSA, encoded by the coding sequence ATGAATTGGAAAATATTAAAAAACGAAGCTGACTATAATAAAGCATCAATAAGATTGATGGAGATTTTTCATGCAGCACCCAACACATCTGAAGGAGATGAATTGGAATTATTACTTGTTTTGGTAAAAGATTTTGATGAAAAAAATTACCAACTACCAGAATTGGATGCTTTAACCGTAATTAAGTATAAAATGAAGGAAATGGGTGTAAAAGCCAAAGATTTAGAACCAATTATAGGGAGTAAAGGACATGTATCAGCGATATTGTCAGGAAAGAGGGATATCACTTTAAAAATGGCACAAAAGCTTAAAAACTATTTTAGCATCCCATCTGATGTATTTCTACACTCAGCATAA